A DNA window from Micromonospora inyonensis contains the following coding sequences:
- the gcvP gene encoding aminomethyl-transferring glycine dehydrogenase, translated as MTVEQFAARHIGPDPDSERRMLETVGYGSVDELMDAAIPEVIRWHGTLDLPAPATEREAIAELRALAARNTVAVSMIGLGYHGTHTPAVIRRNVLENPAWYTAYTPYQPEISQGRLEALLNFQTMVTDLTGLATANASMLDEGTAAAEAMTLARRATKTKSNVYVVDADTLPQTIAVIAGRAEPLGIEVRVLDVERDELPAEFFGLHLQYPGASGAVRDHAPVVAAAHAAGALVTVAADLLALTVLRPPGEIGADIAAGTTQRFGVPMGFGGPHAGYLAVRSGLERMLPGRLVGVSRDADGNPAYRLALQTREQHIRREKATSNICTAQVLLAVMAGMYAVYHGPDGLREIASRTHGMAARLATGLRAGGVAVADVPFFDTVCAHVPGRAAEVVDAAAARGVNLRLVDADRVGVSCDETTTVAHLEAVWAAFGVEPVTGTVDTALPAALARTGDILTHPVFRRHHSETAMLRYLRRLADFDYALDRGMIPLGSCTMKLNATTEMEPVSWPEFAHLHPFAPAPQTAGYRDLVGQLEGWLAEVTGYDAVSVQPNAGSQGELAGLLAIRSYHRGRGEAHRDVCLIPSSAHGTNAASAVMAGMRVVVVGCDADGNVDLVDLDAKIDKHRDALAAIMVTYPSTHGVYETGIAQLCAKVHDAGGQVYVDGANLNALVGYAKPGRFGADVSHLNLHKTFCIPHGGGGPGVGPVAVRAHLAPFLPGDPVGGHDADRPAVSAARYGSAGILPIPWAYLRMMGAEGLARATGVAVLAANYVAARLRAHYPVLYAGNKGLVAHECILDLRPLTKATGVSVDDVAKRLIDYGFHAPTMSFPVAGTLMVEPTESEDLAELDRFCDAMIAIRAEIDRVGSGEWPAGDNPLSNAPHTAAMVSADEWPHPYPRSVGAYPAGVDRVGRYWPPVRRVDGAYGDRNLVCSCPAPEAFAE; from the coding sequence ATGACCGTAGAGCAGTTCGCCGCCCGTCACATCGGTCCCGATCCGGACAGTGAGCGCCGGATGTTGGAGACGGTGGGATACGGCTCCGTCGATGAGTTGATGGACGCGGCGATCCCCGAGGTGATCCGCTGGCACGGCACCCTGGACCTGCCGGCCCCGGCCACCGAGCGGGAGGCGATCGCCGAGCTGCGGGCCCTCGCCGCGCGGAACACCGTCGCGGTGTCGATGATCGGGCTGGGCTACCACGGCACGCACACCCCGGCGGTGATCCGCCGTAACGTGCTGGAGAACCCGGCCTGGTACACCGCCTACACCCCGTACCAGCCGGAGATCAGCCAGGGCCGTCTGGAGGCGCTGCTGAACTTCCAGACCATGGTGACCGACCTGACGGGCCTGGCCACCGCGAACGCCTCGATGCTCGACGAGGGCACCGCCGCGGCGGAGGCGATGACCCTCGCGCGCCGCGCCACGAAGACGAAGAGCAACGTGTACGTGGTCGACGCGGACACCCTGCCGCAGACCATCGCGGTGATCGCCGGGCGGGCCGAGCCGCTCGGCATCGAGGTGCGGGTGCTCGACGTGGAGCGCGACGAGCTGCCGGCGGAGTTCTTCGGCCTGCACCTGCAGTACCCGGGGGCGTCCGGCGCGGTGCGCGACCACGCCCCTGTGGTGGCGGCGGCGCACGCCGCGGGTGCGCTGGTGACGGTGGCCGCGGACCTGCTGGCGTTGACGGTGCTGCGTCCGCCGGGGGAGATCGGCGCGGACATCGCCGCCGGCACCACCCAGCGGTTCGGGGTGCCGATGGGCTTCGGTGGCCCGCATGCCGGCTACCTGGCGGTCCGTTCCGGGCTGGAGCGGATGCTGCCGGGCCGCCTCGTCGGGGTGTCCCGCGACGCCGACGGCAACCCGGCGTACCGGCTGGCGTTGCAGACCCGCGAGCAGCACATCCGCCGGGAGAAGGCGACCAGCAACATCTGCACCGCGCAGGTGCTGCTGGCGGTGATGGCCGGCATGTACGCCGTCTACCACGGCCCGGACGGGCTGCGGGAGATCGCGTCGCGGACCCACGGCATGGCGGCGCGGCTGGCGACCGGGCTGCGCGCCGGCGGGGTGGCCGTCGCGGACGTGCCGTTCTTCGACACGGTGTGCGCACACGTGCCGGGTCGGGCCGCCGAGGTGGTCGACGCGGCCGCCGCGCGGGGGGTGAACCTGCGGCTGGTCGACGCCGACCGGGTGGGTGTCTCCTGCGACGAGACGACCACCGTCGCGCACCTGGAGGCGGTGTGGGCGGCGTTCGGGGTGGAGCCGGTGACCGGCACGGTGGACACGGCGCTGCCGGCCGCCCTGGCGCGTACCGGGGACATCCTCACCCACCCGGTGTTCCGCCGCCACCACTCGGAGACGGCGATGCTGCGTTACCTGCGCCGGCTCGCGGACTTCGACTACGCCCTGGACCGGGGCATGATCCCGCTGGGGTCGTGCACGATGAAGCTGAACGCCACCACCGAGATGGAACCGGTGAGCTGGCCGGAGTTCGCCCACCTGCACCCGTTCGCGCCGGCCCCGCAGACCGCCGGTTACCGCGACCTGGTCGGCCAGCTGGAGGGGTGGCTGGCGGAGGTGACCGGTTACGACGCGGTCAGCGTGCAGCCCAACGCCGGTTCGCAGGGGGAGCTGGCGGGGCTGCTGGCGATCCGCTCGTACCACCGCGGACGGGGTGAGGCGCACCGGGACGTGTGTCTGATCCCGTCGTCGGCGCACGGCACGAACGCGGCGAGCGCGGTGATGGCCGGGATGCGGGTGGTGGTGGTCGGCTGTGACGCCGACGGCAACGTGGACCTGGTCGACCTCGACGCGAAGATCGACAAGCACCGCGACGCGCTCGCGGCGATCATGGTGACGTACCCGTCGACGCACGGCGTGTACGAGACGGGCATCGCGCAGCTGTGCGCGAAGGTCCACGATGCCGGTGGCCAGGTGTACGTGGACGGGGCGAACCTCAACGCCCTGGTCGGCTACGCCAAGCCGGGCCGGTTCGGGGCGGACGTGTCACACCTCAACCTGCACAAGACGTTCTGCATTCCGCACGGCGGGGGCGGCCCGGGGGTGGGTCCGGTGGCGGTGCGGGCGCACCTGGCGCCGTTCCTGCCGGGTGACCCGGTCGGTGGGCACGACGCCGACCGGCCGGCGGTGTCGGCGGCCCGCTACGGGTCGGCGGGGATCCTGCCGATCCCGTGGGCCTACCTGCGGATGATGGGCGCCGAGGGCCTGGCCCGGGCGACCGGGGTGGCGGTGTTGGCGGCGAACTACGTGGCGGCGCGGCTGCGCGCCCACTACCCGGTGCTGTACGCCGGCAACAAGGGCCTGGTGGCGCACGAGTGCATCCTGGACCTGCGGCCGTTGACGAAGGCGACCGGGGTGAGCGTGGACGACGTCGCCAAGCGGCTGATCGACTACGGGTTCCACGCGCCGACGATGTCGTTCCCGGTGGCCGGGACGCTGATGGTGGAGCCGACCGAGAGTGAGGACCTGGCCGAGTTGGACCGCTTCTGCGACGCGATGATCGCTATCCGGGCGGAGATCGACCGGGTGGGGTCGGGGGAGTGGCCGGCGGGGGACAACCCGCTGTCGAACGCCCCGCACACCGCGGCGATGGTGTCGGCGGACGAGTGGCCGCACCCGTATCCGCGGTCGGTGGGCGCGTACCCGGCCGGTGTGGACCGGGTGGGGCGGTACTGGCCGCCGGTGCGGCGTGTCGACGGCGCGTACGGCGACCGGAACCTGGTGTGTTCGTGTCCGGCGCCGGAGGCGTTCGCCGAGTGA
- a CDS encoding DUF5999 family protein, which translates to MCQHQPTCPSAEATDREAARIIACFPEQGWSLLCNGVIVFEDTGELLPDGRTIAPHRGPARHALAA; encoded by the coding sequence ATGTGCCAGCATCAACCAACCTGCCCCTCCGCTGAGGCCACCGACCGGGAAGCCGCCCGGATCATCGCCTGCTTCCCCGAGCAGGGCTGGAGCCTGCTCTGCAACGGGGTGATCGTGTTCGAGGACACCGGGGAACTGCTCCCCGACGGCCGTACGATCGCCCCGCACCGCGGGCCCGCCCGCCACGCGCTCGCCGCCTGA
- a CDS encoding chorismate-binding protein, which produces MIPHGLDGVETLSRHVNNPPAAPSTCRHTLAEHARLEWRPTDGGDPAAIIEDFLTAHGLPVADLTRPARHDPTGVCGASLYVSAAAGARMVGAPTGPPTPVPALPDVAVVVHAHTDRPAPPPPAPRPWRLGPWEPSWTPDEHVAAVDTVRAAIARGDVYQVNLVGHAAADYTGDPLPALARLGALPGARYGGTLHGPGWALGCASPETLVEVTAGRILTRPIKGTRPATDQGRRELLASAKERAEHVMIVDLERNDLARVARTGSVRVDELFAVRRWCDLWQAESTVSAVAADGLALADLLRAVCPGGSVTGAPKLAALAEIAACEPVGRGAGMGALGWVGPGHVDLGLTIRTAAADPHRMHLWAGGGITWDSDPHAEVVEAAAKAAPLRAALARP; this is translated from the coding sequence ATGATCCCCCATGGCCTGGACGGCGTGGAAACGCTCTCGCGGCACGTGAACAACCCACCGGCCGCCCCATCCACCTGCCGGCACACCCTCGCCGAACACGCCCGCCTCGAATGGCGCCCCACCGACGGCGGCGACCCCGCCGCCATCATCGAAGACTTCCTCACCGCCCACGGCCTGCCCGTGGCCGACCTGACCCGCCCCGCCCGCCACGACCCCACCGGCGTCTGCGGCGCCTCCCTCTACGTCTCCGCCGCCGCCGGCGCCCGGATGGTCGGCGCCCCGACCGGCCCACCCACCCCCGTGCCCGCGCTGCCCGACGTCGCCGTCGTCGTCCACGCCCACACCGACCGGCCCGCCCCGCCGCCACCCGCGCCCCGGCCGTGGCGGCTCGGCCCGTGGGAACCCAGCTGGACCCCCGACGAGCACGTCGCCGCCGTCGACACGGTCCGCGCCGCCATCGCCCGCGGCGACGTTTACCAGGTCAACCTGGTCGGCCACGCCGCCGCCGACTACACCGGCGACCCCCTGCCGGCGCTCGCCCGCCTCGGCGCCCTCCCCGGCGCCCGCTACGGCGGCACCCTGCACGGCCCCGGCTGGGCACTCGGCTGCGCCTCCCCGGAGACCCTCGTCGAGGTCACCGCCGGGCGGATCCTCACCCGCCCCATCAAGGGCACCCGACCCGCCACCGACCAGGGCCGCCGGGAACTGCTCGCCTCCGCCAAGGAACGCGCCGAACACGTCATGATCGTCGACCTGGAACGCAACGACCTGGCCCGCGTCGCCCGCACCGGCAGCGTCCGCGTCGACGAGCTCTTCGCCGTTCGCCGCTGGTGCGACCTGTGGCAGGCCGAGTCCACGGTCTCCGCCGTCGCCGCCGACGGCCTCGCCCTGGCCGACCTGCTGCGCGCCGTCTGCCCCGGCGGCTCGGTCACCGGCGCCCCGAAACTCGCCGCGCTGGCCGAGATCGCCGCCTGTGAACCCGTCGGCCGGGGCGCGGGTATGGGCGCCCTCGGCTGGGTCGGCCCCGGGCACGTCGACCTCGGCCTGACCATCCGCACCGCCGCCGCCGACCCCCACCGGATGCACCTGTGGGCCGGTGGGGGCATCACCTGGGACAGCGACCCGCACGCCGAGGTCGTCGAAGCCGCCGCGAAGGCCGCCCCGCTGCGCGCCGCCCTGGCCCGCCCCTGA
- the pip gene encoding prolyl aminopeptidase: protein MYPTMQAHAEGMLDVGDGHRVFWQVGGNPDGKPAVVLHGGPGSGCEPGWARVFDPARYRIVFLDQRGCGRSTPNAGDPTVDLSTNTTGHLVADVERLREHLGVDRWLVLGASWGSSLALAYAQRHPSRVSELVLFSVTLGTRRDVEWILRDMGRVFPAEWARFRDGVPPADRDGCLADAYARLLVDPDPAVRERAARDWCAWEDIHVATVPGYRPDERYADPEFRMVFARLVTHYWRHGCFLDNGELLRGAHRLAGIPGVLVHGRLDISSPVDGPWQLAQAWPDARLVLLDADGHGSRGPDMAGAVTAALDEFAAVC, encoded by the coding sequence ATGTACCCGACGATGCAGGCACACGCCGAGGGGATGCTCGACGTCGGCGACGGGCACCGGGTGTTCTGGCAGGTCGGTGGGAACCCGGACGGCAAACCGGCGGTGGTGCTGCACGGCGGTCCCGGGTCGGGGTGCGAGCCGGGCTGGGCGCGGGTGTTCGACCCGGCCCGGTACCGGATCGTGTTCCTCGACCAGCGGGGCTGCGGGCGCAGCACCCCCAACGCCGGTGATCCGACGGTGGACCTGTCCACCAACACCACCGGCCACCTGGTGGCCGACGTGGAGCGCCTGCGGGAGCACCTGGGTGTGGACCGGTGGCTGGTGCTCGGCGCGTCGTGGGGCAGCAGCCTGGCCCTGGCGTACGCGCAGCGGCACCCGTCGCGGGTGTCGGAGCTGGTGCTGTTCAGCGTCACCCTGGGCACCCGCCGGGACGTGGAGTGGATCCTGCGGGACATGGGTCGGGTGTTCCCGGCCGAGTGGGCGCGGTTCCGCGACGGGGTGCCGCCCGCCGACCGGGACGGTTGTCTCGCCGACGCGTACGCCCGGCTGCTGGTCGACCCCGACCCGGCCGTACGGGAGCGGGCCGCCCGCGACTGGTGTGCGTGGGAGGACATTCATGTGGCCACCGTTCCCGGGTACCGCCCCGACGAGCGGTACGCCGACCCGGAGTTCCGGATGGTGTTCGCCCGGCTGGTCACCCACTACTGGCGGCACGGCTGTTTCCTCGACAACGGGGAACTGCTGCGCGGCGCGCACCGGCTGGCCGGGATCCCCGGGGTGCTGGTGCACGGCCGCCTCGACATCAGCAGCCCCGTCGACGGGCCGTGGCAGCTCGCGCAGGCGTGGCCGGACGCCCGGCTGGTGCTGCTCGACGCGGACGGGCACGGTTCCCGCGGGCCCGACATGGCCGGGGCGGTGACCGCCGCGTTGGACGAGTTCGCCGCCGTCTGCTGA
- a CDS encoding TetR/AcrR family transcriptional regulator, which produces MTTEYSGTGDPARSLALLWRTRERPTRRGRPDLTVARIVRAAIDLADTEGLPALSMRRVAEHLGVGTMSLYTHIPGKGELLDVMVDTVYGEPEDPPTPTAHDWRTRLTHIAHTNWNRYLRHPWLLQVATTRPPLGPHVIAKYENELRAVDGIGLTDLEMDAVVTLLNSYVHGAVRGAVDIAQAAGHTGMTEEQWWHAHAPYLEKALDPRRYPTAARVGTTAGEEYGATTDPTRAFTFGLDRILDGITVLITNRPDTTPPAPGR; this is translated from the coding sequence GTGACCACCGAGTACAGCGGCACCGGCGACCCCGCCCGCAGCCTCGCCCTGCTCTGGCGCACCCGGGAACGGCCCACCCGACGCGGCCGCCCCGACCTCACCGTCGCCCGGATCGTCCGCGCCGCCATCGACCTCGCCGACACCGAAGGACTACCCGCCCTGTCCATGCGACGGGTCGCCGAACACCTCGGCGTCGGCACCATGAGCCTCTACACCCACATCCCCGGCAAGGGCGAACTCCTCGACGTCATGGTCGACACCGTCTACGGCGAACCAGAAGACCCACCCACCCCGACCGCCCACGACTGGCGCACCCGACTCACCCACATCGCCCACACCAACTGGAACCGCTACCTCCGCCACCCCTGGCTCCTCCAGGTCGCCACCACCCGCCCCCCACTCGGCCCCCACGTCATCGCCAAATACGAAAACGAACTCCGCGCCGTCGACGGCATCGGCCTCACCGACCTCGAAATGGACGCCGTCGTCACCCTCCTCAACAGCTACGTCCACGGCGCCGTCCGAGGCGCCGTCGACATCGCCCAAGCCGCCGGACACACCGGCATGACCGAGGAACAGTGGTGGCACGCCCACGCCCCCTACCTCGAAAAAGCCCTCGACCCCCGCCGCTACCCGACCGCGGCGCGAGTCGGCACCACCGCCGGCGAAGAATACGGCGCCACCACCGACCCCACCCGCGCCTTCACCTTCGGCCTCGACCGCATCCTCGACGGCATCACCGTCCTCATCACCAACCGACCGGACACCACACCCCCCGCACCCGGCCGCTAA
- the def gene encoding peptide deformylase, protein MTMRPIRIIGDPVLRTPAEPVTTFDADLRALVTDLMDTLLGAPGRAGVAAPQIGVSAQVFVYDADGHRGHLINPTLELSTELQDDDEGCLSIPGLYFPTPRALHATAHGFDQHGEPLTITGSGFLARALQHETDHLAGTLYVDTLRGDTRRRALREIRAGRYDSPRRR, encoded by the coding sequence ATGACCATGCGCCCCATCCGCATCATCGGCGACCCCGTCCTGCGCACCCCCGCCGAACCCGTCACCACCTTCGACGCCGACCTACGCGCCCTGGTCACCGACCTCATGGACACCCTCCTCGGCGCACCCGGCCGCGCCGGCGTCGCCGCCCCCCAGATCGGCGTCAGCGCCCAGGTATTCGTCTACGACGCCGACGGCCACCGCGGCCACCTCATCAACCCCACCCTCGAACTGTCCACCGAACTCCAGGACGACGACGAGGGCTGCCTCTCCATCCCCGGCCTGTACTTCCCGACGCCCCGCGCCCTGCACGCCACCGCGCACGGCTTCGACCAGCACGGCGAACCCCTCACCATCACCGGCAGCGGCTTCCTCGCCCGCGCCCTGCAACACGAAACCGACCACCTCGCCGGCACCCTCTACGTCGACACCCTCCGGGGCGACACCCGCCGCCGGGCACTCCGCGAGATCCGCGCCGGCCGCTACGACTCACCCCGCCGCCGCTGA
- a CDS encoding TSUP family transporter translates to MFAAAAVAGWVDAVVGGGGLLLLPALLVAAPGVPVATALGTNKLAAIAGTSTAAVTYARRTKVDWAVAGPAAGLAVVTAGVGAALAGAVPAGAYRPVVLVVLVAVAVFVAVRPRLGTVAVPQRRTRVRVVAAVAVAGGGIALYDGLIGPGTGTFLVVAFTVLVGADFVHGSAMAKIVNAGTNLGALVVFGLAGHVWWLLGLGMAVCNIAGAALGARMALRRGAGFVRVVLLVVVLALVVKLGYDQWRAG, encoded by the coding sequence ATGTTCGCTGCTGCCGCTGTTGCCGGGTGGGTGGATGCGGTGGTGGGTGGGGGTGGTCTGCTGTTGTTGCCGGCGTTGTTGGTGGCCGCACCGGGTGTGCCGGTGGCGACGGCGTTGGGGACGAACAAGTTGGCGGCGATCGCGGGGACGTCGACGGCGGCGGTCACCTATGCGCGGCGGACGAAGGTCGACTGGGCGGTGGCGGGGCCGGCTGCGGGGTTGGCGGTGGTGACGGCCGGGGTGGGTGCGGCGTTGGCGGGGGCGGTGCCGGCGGGGGCGTACCGGCCGGTGGTGTTGGTGGTGCTGGTGGCGGTGGCGGTGTTCGTGGCGGTGCGGCCGCGGTTGGGGACGGTGGCGGTGCCGCAGCGGCGTACCCGGGTGCGGGTGGTGGCCGCGGTGGCGGTGGCCGGTGGTGGGATCGCCCTGTATGACGGGTTGATCGGTCCGGGTACGGGGACGTTCCTGGTGGTGGCGTTCACCGTGTTGGTGGGGGCGGACTTCGTGCACGGGTCGGCCATGGCGAAGATCGTGAACGCGGGTACGAATCTCGGCGCGCTGGTGGTGTTCGGTCTGGCGGGGCATGTGTGGTGGCTGTTGGGGCTCGGCATGGCGGTGTGCAACATCGCCGGTGCGGCTCTGGGGGCTCGGATGGCCTTGCGGCGGGGTGCCGGGTTCGTGCGGGTGGTGTTGCTGGTGGTGGTGCTGGCGTTGGTGGTGAAGTTGGGTTACGACCAGTGGCGGGCGGGCTGA
- a CDS encoding endonuclease/exonuclease/phosphatase family protein: MRLATFNLLHGRSPADGLVDPDRLTAAVTALDADILALQEVDRDQSRSGHLDLTAIAARALHATEHRFAAAVVGTPGEHFRPLTNDDDGHGEPCYGVGLISRYPARTWQVTRLRPAPIRSPVYLPGPNGGLVLLHDEPRVLLAAVLDTPHGPLTAAATHLSFVPGWNAHQLRQVVRALRTLPAPRILLGDLNLPAGAARLISGWQPLGRQPTFPAPQPRVQLDHILIDRHDAHRLPPVTAVTTPVSTISDHRPLVVDLT; this comes from the coding sequence GTGCGCCTGGCCACCTTCAACCTGCTACACGGCCGCTCCCCAGCCGACGGGCTCGTCGACCCCGACCGGCTCACCGCAGCCGTCACCGCACTCGACGCCGACATCCTCGCCCTCCAGGAAGTCGACCGCGACCAGTCCCGCAGCGGCCACCTCGACCTCACCGCCATCGCCGCCCGCGCACTCCACGCCACCGAACACCGATTCGCCGCCGCCGTCGTCGGCACCCCCGGAGAACACTTCCGACCCCTCACCAACGACGACGACGGCCACGGCGAACCCTGCTACGGAGTCGGCCTCATCAGCCGCTACCCCGCACGCACCTGGCAGGTCACCCGACTACGTCCCGCCCCCATCCGATCCCCGGTCTACCTACCCGGCCCCAACGGCGGCCTCGTCCTCCTCCACGACGAACCCCGAGTCCTACTCGCCGCCGTCCTCGACACCCCACACGGACCACTCACCGCCGCCGCCACCCACCTGTCATTCGTGCCCGGCTGGAATGCCCACCAACTCCGACAGGTCGTCCGCGCCCTACGCACCCTCCCCGCACCCCGGATACTCCTCGGCGACCTCAACCTCCCCGCAGGCGCCGCCCGCCTCATCTCCGGCTGGCAACCACTCGGACGACAACCCACCTTCCCCGCCCCCCAACCCCGGGTACAACTCGACCACATCCTCATCGACCGACACGACGCCCACCGACTCCCACCGGTCACCGCCGTCACCACCCCGGTCTCCACCATCTCCGACCACCGCCCCCTCGTGGTCGACCTCACCTGA
- a CDS encoding SulP family inorganic anion transporter: MSATVADGMTAGRRHDPDRELFGQGLAAPVFGGIPATAAIARTAVNVRAGAGSKLAALSHAVVLGMVVLAAAPLVGRIPLAALAGVLLATTVRMVQAGTLWALARATRGDAVVLVLTFAVTVLVDLVVAVAVGVGVAVVVALRAVAGAARLERVPAVAGVDDAVDGELMASGGGVDGERVAAEVVYRVDGPLVFAGAHDVLPPLVEVAHARVVILRMSRVSTLDVTGAQVLGEVVAALGRRGVVVLLSGVVPGHDRVLDAVGAVDRLRREGLVFADVGAALARARVLVGGRVPAVEA, translated from the coding sequence TTGTCGGCGACGGTGGCGGACGGGATGACCGCGGGGCGTCGTCATGATCCGGATCGGGAGTTGTTCGGGCAGGGTCTGGCGGCGCCGGTGTTCGGGGGGATTCCGGCGACGGCGGCGATCGCACGGACGGCGGTGAACGTGCGGGCGGGTGCGGGTTCGAAGTTGGCCGCGTTGTCTCATGCGGTGGTGCTGGGGATGGTCGTGCTGGCTGCGGCGCCGTTGGTGGGGCGGATTCCGCTGGCTGCGCTGGCGGGGGTGTTGCTGGCGACGACGGTCCGCATGGTGCAGGCCGGGACGTTGTGGGCGTTGGCGCGGGCGACGCGTGGTGACGCGGTGGTGCTGGTGTTGACGTTCGCGGTGACGGTGCTGGTCGACCTGGTGGTGGCGGTGGCTGTGGGTGTGGGTGTGGCGGTGGTGGTGGCGTTGCGGGCGGTGGCGGGTGCGGCGCGGTTGGAGCGGGTGCCGGCGGTCGCCGGGGTTGACGACGCTGTGGACGGCGAGCTGATGGCGTCTGGTGGTGGTGTGGACGGCGAGCGGGTGGCGGCGGAGGTGGTGTATCGGGTCGATGGGCCGTTGGTGTTCGCGGGGGCTCATGACGTGTTGCCGCCGTTGGTGGAGGTGGCGCATGCGCGAGTGGTGATCCTGCGGATGTCGCGGGTGTCGACGCTGGACGTGACGGGCGCGCAGGTGCTTGGTGAGGTGGTGGCTGCGTTGGGTCGGCGGGGGGTGGTGGTGTTGTTGTCGGGTGTCGTGCCGGGCCACGATCGGGTGCTGGATGCGGTGGGGGCGGTGGATCGGTTGCGGCGTGAGGGTCTGGTGTTCGCGGATGTGGGTGCGGCGTTGGCGCGGGCGCGGGTGTTGGTGGGTGGTCGGGTGCCGGCGGTGGAGGCGTGA
- a CDS encoding DUF5956 family protein yields the protein MSPDQQAGTGAAGPTWDDVPVLDEPPGDGYYELAESAWGAIIGWYSGVDRMVRCPERRVHMVTEECTDRNGTRRTTAPRTAEDQQIIDDSITDYLHDAGVPARPGGWRWFAELPAGHTGPGIESLVNRGVADLPADHVRPAQVAPRVREVVEGVYAEQAEG from the coding sequence ATGAGCCCCGACCAACAGGCAGGCACCGGAGCCGCCGGACCGACCTGGGACGACGTGCCGGTGCTCGACGAGCCGCCGGGCGACGGCTACTACGAGCTGGCCGAGAGCGCGTGGGGCGCCATCATCGGCTGGTACAGCGGCGTCGACCGGATGGTGCGGTGCCCGGAGCGGCGCGTCCACATGGTCACCGAGGAGTGCACCGACAGGAACGGGACGCGGCGCACAACCGCCCCGCGCACCGCCGAGGATCAGCAGATCATCGACGACAGCATCACCGACTACCTGCACGATGCGGGCGTGCCGGCACGCCCTGGCGGGTGGCGTTGGTTCGCCGAGCTGCCGGCCGGGCACACGGGCCCCGGGATCGAGTCCTTGGTGAACAGGGGCGTGGCGGATCTGCCGGCCGACCATGTACGCCCGGCCCAGGTCGCGCCACGGGTGCGGGAAGTGGTCGAGGGCGTCTACGCCGAGCAGGCCGAGGGCTAG
- a CDS encoding peptidase inhibitor family I36 protein gives MALPHGASTGLAVVSSEKTTPTLVAARYERPGNLGPHHVLDQRWSCFWSGNYRRAVLSRTEVRCYASREEEKADLASRATSIGVSRGTAGPIGTLDWNGCDEGWVCIYEHQNFGGRKLSFNDEFWHDLATWAFVDMATSFTNNQGGGLFGCSGSDSGILGDGAGDNLTMTDCTASANLGTYNDRTEDIHG, from the coding sequence GTGGCCCTGCCGCACGGCGCTTCTACTGGCCTCGCCGTAGTTTCCAGCGAAAAAACAACGCCAACCCTGGTCGCGGCACGGTACGAACGCCCCGGGAACTTGGGTCCCCATCACGTCCTTGACCAGCGTTGGAGTTGTTTTTGGTCCGGAAACTACCGGCGGGCCGTCCTGTCGCGCACCGAGGTGCGTTGTTACGCCTCCCGCGAGGAGGAGAAGGCCGATCTGGCTTCTCGCGCCACGTCGATCGGCGTGTCCCGGGGTACTGCCGGGCCCATTGGCACACTCGACTGGAACGGGTGCGACGAGGGCTGGGTGTGCATCTACGAGCACCAGAACTTCGGAGGTCGCAAGCTCAGTTTCAACGACGAGTTCTGGCACGACCTCGCGACTTGGGCGTTCGTGGACATGGCGACGTCGTTCACGAACAACCAGGGTGGCGGGCTCTTCGGGTGTTCGGGCAGCGACAGCGGCATTCTCGGCGACGGCGCCGGTGACAACCTCACGATGACCGACTGCACGGCGTCGGCGAACCTGGGCACCTACAACGACCGGACCGAGGACATCCACGGCTGA